A single genomic interval of Saccharothrix saharensis harbors:
- a CDS encoding prephenate dehydrogenase, with product MGAVRSVCVVGLGLIGGSVLRAAAAAGRVTWGATASTADAEAARQDGHDVLDLASALDRAHSEDALVVVAVPLPAVEEVLRALPANVRLTDVVSVKGPVADLVRRVAPHARYVGGHPMAGTSSSGWTAGRADLFHDAAWVVTTEDDADRDVLTDVVDLALAAKAHVVPTTATEHDAAVARISHLPHLLAAVLASVGADGGPLALSLAAGSFGDGTRVAGSRPELVRAMCEGNRGALLDAVDDALGRLGAARGSLASTGGLAKTIEAGHAARRALVDKPTLTDLTIDLTAPDAPRTLRDLGARGGRIVALNGTTALALTP from the coding sequence ATGGGCGCCGTGCGAAGCGTCTGCGTGGTCGGGCTCGGGTTGATCGGCGGTTCGGTGTTGCGCGCGGCAGCCGCCGCAGGGCGCGTGACCTGGGGCGCGACCGCTTCGACAGCCGACGCGGAGGCGGCCCGGCAGGACGGCCACGACGTCCTCGACCTCGCCTCGGCACTCGACCGCGCGCACTCGGAGGACGCGCTCGTCGTCGTCGCGGTCCCGCTGCCGGCTGTGGAAGAAGTGCTCCGCGCGCTCCCCGCGAACGTCCGCCTCACCGACGTCGTCAGCGTCAAGGGCCCGGTCGCCGACCTGGTCCGCCGGGTCGCGCCGCACGCCCGCTACGTCGGCGGCCACCCGATGGCGGGCACCTCCTCCTCCGGCTGGACCGCGGGCCGCGCGGACCTCTTCCACGACGCCGCCTGGGTCGTCACCACCGAGGACGACGCCGACCGGGACGTCCTCACCGACGTGGTCGACCTGGCCCTGGCCGCGAAAGCGCACGTCGTCCCCACCACCGCCACCGAGCACGACGCCGCGGTGGCCCGCATCTCCCACCTGCCGCACCTGCTCGCCGCCGTCCTCGCCAGCGTCGGCGCGGACGGCGGACCGCTGGCCCTCTCCCTGGCCGCCGGCTCGTTCGGCGACGGCACCCGCGTCGCGGGCAGCCGCCCCGAACTCGTCCGCGCGATGTGCGAGGGCAACCGCGGCGCGCTGCTCGACGCCGTGGACGACGCGCTGGGCAGGCTGGGCGCGGCCCGCGGCTCGCTCGCCTCGACCGGCGGCCTGGCCAAGACCATCGAGGCCGGTCACGCCGCCCGCCGCGCGCTGGTGGACAAGCCGACCCTCACCGACCTGACCATCGACCTGACCGCCCCCGACGCGCCGCGGACCCTGCGCGACCTGGGCGCGCGCGGCGGCCGGATCGTTGCGCTGAACGGCACGACCGCGCTCGCGCTCACCCCATAG
- a CDS encoding fibronectin type III domain-containing protein, translated as MERRRIIAAVGGLALLGGAVVVLRNESAPPPPRTFERFLADTVEHVPDTERLAAPTDLELTALDRTSLRATWTATDGIGHGGFEVRWNGRTRLVRGTGTELTELDANADVHVEVRALDATGRRSDAVTATAVPRLAYDETWQDGLVQPVDVFDGPESLTTRRWRVLDGGNTDCLGLRPLNGKRLEVTCDIVDLQSNVPVRFGTPAPDGTTARVSLTTDGPVGNRPGESELLIALLPDPAQDLGHLARPFPPDAVVLRVTPFGAQFFVGDAENPMGATYAPPAPGVRHRWELRVRAGSVAALRDGVEVATATADLPWTSARARMAFRQAQGTHLDVFGVGGVPGTPVAASVVPLGPSTTENGAAALGNVADSRLAGASSVRVVASVVSQRTAPITVELGTRSAPAVVMPPDRGLDPNRPTVVYADFPLPAPDPNPKVRLRSDGGITAYLAHAVIADGQDARHPLPRLTDRELPAPLVPPPSVSIVHESVNDSEFPRFPNRGKVRLAVELADTRAREVAAVKGVEVDLDGERLVVLPTNGSAGGRHEFLVDVSGLTGGRHELDVRVLPVDERRGVQSYEQTFEIRPL; from the coding sequence GTGGAGCGTCGCAGAATCATCGCCGCGGTCGGGGGCCTGGCGCTCCTCGGCGGCGCGGTGGTGGTGCTGCGCAACGAGTCCGCTCCCCCGCCCCCGCGGACCTTCGAGCGGTTCCTCGCCGACACCGTCGAGCACGTCCCCGACACCGAACGCCTGGCCGCGCCCACCGACCTGGAGCTGACCGCGCTCGACCGCACCAGCCTCCGCGCCACCTGGACGGCCACCGACGGCATCGGCCACGGCGGCTTCGAAGTGCGCTGGAACGGTCGCACGCGCCTGGTCCGCGGCACCGGGACCGAGCTGACCGAGCTGGACGCCAACGCCGACGTCCACGTCGAGGTGCGTGCGCTCGACGCGACGGGCCGCCGCTCCGACGCGGTCACCGCGACCGCCGTGCCCCGCCTCGCGTACGACGAGACCTGGCAGGACGGCCTGGTGCAGCCCGTCGACGTGTTCGACGGACCCGAGTCGCTCACCACCCGTCGGTGGCGCGTGCTGGACGGCGGCAACACCGACTGCCTCGGCCTGCGCCCGCTCAACGGCAAGCGCCTGGAGGTCACCTGCGACATCGTCGACCTCCAGTCCAACGTGCCGGTGCGGTTCGGCACGCCCGCGCCCGACGGCACGACCGCCCGCGTGTCGCTCACCACCGACGGCCCGGTCGGCAACCGGCCCGGCGAGAGCGAGCTGCTGATCGCCCTGCTGCCCGACCCGGCGCAGGACCTGGGCCACCTGGCCCGCCCGTTCCCGCCGGACGCCGTGGTCCTGCGCGTCACGCCGTTCGGCGCGCAGTTCTTCGTGGGCGACGCGGAGAACCCGATGGGCGCGACCTACGCGCCCCCGGCGCCGGGCGTGCGCCACCGCTGGGAGCTGCGCGTGCGCGCCGGCTCGGTGGCGGCGTTGCGCGACGGGGTCGAGGTGGCGACCGCGACCGCCGACCTGCCGTGGACGTCCGCACGGGCGCGCATGGCGTTCCGGCAGGCCCAGGGCACGCACCTGGACGTGTTCGGCGTCGGCGGCGTACCGGGCACGCCGGTGGCCGCGTCCGTCGTGCCGCTGGGTCCGAGCACCACGGAGAACGGCGCGGCGGCGCTGGGCAACGTCGCCGACTCGCGGTTGGCGGGCGCGTCCTCGGTGCGCGTCGTGGCCTCCGTGGTCTCCCAGCGCACCGCGCCGATCACGGTGGAGCTGGGCACGCGGTCCGCGCCCGCCGTGGTCATGCCGCCGGACCGCGGTCTCGACCCGAACCGCCCCACCGTCGTCTACGCCGACTTCCCGCTGCCCGCACCGGACCCGAACCCCAAGGTCAGGCTGCGTTCCGACGGCGGCATCACCGCCTACCTGGCGCACGCCGTCATCGCCGACGGCCAGGACGCCCGCCACCCGCTGCCCCGGCTCACCGACCGCGAGCTGCCCGCACCGCTCGTGCCGCCGCCGTCGGTCTCGATCGTGCACGAGTCGGTGAACGACTCCGAGTTCCCCCGCTTCCCGAACCGGGGCAAGGTGCGGCTCGCGGTCGAGCTCGCCGACACGCGGGCGCGCGAGGTCGCCGCCGTCAAGGGCGTGGAGGTGGACCTCGACGGCGAGCGGCTCGTCGTCCTGCCCACGAACGGCTCCGCCGGCGGGCGGCACGAGTTCCTGGTCGACGTCTCCGGGCTGACCGGCGGACGGCACGAACTGGACGTGCGCGTGCTCCCGGTGGACGAGCGGCGGGGCGTGCAGTCGTACGAGCAGACGTTCGAGATCCGCCCCCTGTAG
- a CDS encoding fibronectin type III domain-containing protein, with the protein MERRRVALIAAGVVLFAGVVAVLRTTGVGEPATATSTSTPPPTSLSPYAAEGVIVPAAGPLPAEPRRLTVTSGPRRLQVRWTGDAPGYEVRWGEPGRLDRSRLTTDSAIQIDGLEDERMYEVVVHAVDAFGQRSSPARATGTPHAPSSDDYALADRFDQPDAPDPTRWRLASRGNCARATPGQGDDGRRLVLSSNCAAAPATLRSRTPFVLRDADDLGRLVVETDAPGGDGELVLDLVPGPVSLVSGDALPPEAVRLRVATSAGTTSVQVVVPAGTPTTTVRAVPALETGMSHRWELALRRDGVLVLFDGDVVATSPAVPAWREATALVSVAGPTGQRAGVSLIAFDAAEASAPKWVPGPQVDVAVAVEPPAAGPVRALPGVTGGQLRMALLHTDASPEAPPFSVSVAGVTVPLRPALDGAPWRAGVAYPVVADLPAEALRVGASGKLAVTLVTGLRVQATHVDLELTGSAAGAPPSTEKAPLIGLEPELARINGTVLDASGQAVPEGAAVQRGRMVFDLALEGRPGLAQAGLAGFSLRVDDERVAVVPTASGGPGIAGRYRFALNTGGLSLGPHMIEVRLFGTSGETRPTSAYIPFFVGR; encoded by the coding sequence ATGGAACGTCGCCGGGTCGCCCTCATCGCCGCCGGTGTGGTGCTGTTCGCCGGGGTGGTCGCGGTGCTGCGCACGACCGGTGTCGGCGAACCCGCCACCGCGACGAGCACGTCCACGCCGCCGCCCACCTCCCTGTCGCCCTACGCCGCCGAGGGCGTGATCGTCCCGGCTGCGGGCCCGCTGCCGGCGGAGCCGCGCCGGTTGACCGTGACGTCCGGACCCCGCCGGCTGCAGGTGCGGTGGACGGGGGACGCGCCCGGGTACGAGGTGCGGTGGGGCGAGCCCGGCCGGCTCGACCGCTCGCGGTTGACCACCGACTCCGCGATCCAGATCGACGGGCTCGAGGACGAGCGCATGTACGAGGTCGTGGTGCACGCCGTGGACGCGTTCGGGCAGCGGTCGTCGCCCGCGCGGGCCACCGGCACGCCGCACGCGCCTTCCTCCGACGACTACGCCCTGGCAGACCGGTTCGACCAGCCCGACGCGCCCGACCCGACCCGGTGGCGGTTGGCGTCGCGGGGCAACTGCGCCCGCGCCACCCCCGGCCAGGGCGATGACGGACGGCGGCTGGTGCTCAGCAGCAACTGCGCGGCCGCGCCCGCGACGTTGCGCTCGCGCACGCCGTTCGTGCTGCGCGACGCCGACGACCTGGGTCGGTTGGTGGTGGAGACCGACGCGCCCGGCGGTGACGGCGAGCTCGTGCTGGACCTCGTGCCGGGGCCGGTGTCGCTGGTCAGCGGTGACGCGCTGCCGCCGGAGGCGGTCCGGCTGCGGGTGGCGACGAGCGCCGGGACGACGTCCGTGCAGGTGGTCGTGCCCGCCGGGACGCCGACCACGACCGTGCGCGCGGTGCCCGCGTTGGAGACCGGGATGAGCCACCGGTGGGAGCTGGCGCTGCGCCGCGACGGGGTCCTGGTGCTGTTCGACGGCGACGTGGTCGCGACCAGCCCGGCGGTGCCCGCGTGGCGCGAGGCGACGGCGCTGGTGTCCGTGGCCGGGCCGACGGGGCAGCGCGCGGGGGTCAGCCTGATCGCGTTCGACGCGGCCGAGGCGTCCGCGCCCAAGTGGGTGCCGGGGCCCCAGGTCGACGTGGCGGTGGCCGTGGAGCCGCCCGCGGCCGGGCCGGTGCGGGCGTTGCCGGGCGTGACCGGCGGGCAGTTGCGGATGGCGTTGCTGCACACCGACGCGTCCCCGGAAGCGCCGCCGTTCAGCGTGTCGGTGGCCGGGGTGACGGTGCCGCTGCGGCCGGCGCTGGACGGTGCCCCGTGGCGGGCCGGTGTCGCCTACCCCGTGGTGGCGGACCTGCCGGCGGAGGCGCTGCGGGTCGGCGCGTCCGGGAAGCTGGCCGTCACGCTGGTGACCGGGCTGCGCGTGCAGGCCACCCACGTGGACCTGGAGCTGACCGGCTCGGCCGCCGGCGCGCCGCCGAGCACCGAGAAGGCACCGTTGATCGGGCTGGAGCCGGAGTTGGCGCGGATCAACGGCACGGTGCTCGACGCGAGCGGCCAGGCCGTGCCCGAGGGCGCGGCGGTGCAGCGCGGGCGGATGGTGTTCGACCTGGCGCTGGAGGGGCGGCCCGGGCTGGCGCAGGCCGGGCTGGCCGGGTTCAGCCTGCGCGTGGACGACGAGCGGGTGGCCGTCGTGCCCACCGCGTCCGGCGGGCCCGGGATCGCCGGGCGGTACCGGTTCGCGCTGAACACCGGCGGCTTGTCGCTCGGACCGCACATGATCGAGGTGCGGCTGTTCGGCACGTCCGGTGAGACCCGTCCCACCTCGGCTTACATCCCGTTCTTCGTCGGCCGGTGA
- a CDS encoding thiolase family protein, translating to MSRPLILDAARTPFGRYRGGLSGVRVDDLAALPIVELLRRHPSLDPASIDDVLLGNTNGAGEENRNIGRMAALLAGLPTSVPGVAVNRLCASGGEAIVQAARALALGDASLLVAGGVEGMTRAPFVVPRPDKPFADRLESVSTALGWRLVNPRMKTEWTVPLGRAAEDVAVELGITREQMDLFALRSHRRASAAWDAGVHDGFAFPVQLRDGAPVRRDESVRPETSADKLGKLKSAFSEAGPVTAGNSSPLNDGAAAVLMGSEEVASSLGVAPLGEFLGSAVTAEDPQRFTLAPVSAIRKLLGRLRIEVSQVDLWEINEAFAAMALSVLHHLPEVDREKVNVHGGAIAYGHPLGASFPRVIVDVCRHLRARGGGVGVAAACVGVGQGMAIAVRV from the coding sequence ATGTCGCGCCCCCTCATCCTCGACGCCGCCCGCACCCCGTTCGGCCGCTACCGCGGTGGGCTGTCCGGTGTGCGCGTGGACGACCTGGCCGCGCTGCCGATCGTGGAGCTGCTGCGGCGGCACCCCTCGCTCGACCCGGCGTCGATCGACGACGTGCTGCTGGGCAACACCAACGGCGCGGGCGAGGAGAACCGGAACATCGGGCGGATGGCGGCGCTGCTGGCCGGGCTGCCCACGTCGGTGCCCGGTGTCGCGGTCAACCGGCTGTGCGCGTCCGGCGGCGAGGCGATCGTGCAGGCGGCGCGGGCGTTGGCGCTCGGGGACGCTTCGCTGCTGGTCGCCGGTGGTGTCGAGGGGATGACGCGGGCACCGTTCGTCGTGCCGCGGCCGGACAAGCCGTTCGCCGACCGGCTGGAGTCGGTGTCGACGGCGCTCGGGTGGCGGCTGGTGAACCCGCGGATGAAGACCGAGTGGACCGTGCCGCTGGGGCGTGCGGCGGAGGACGTCGCGGTGGAGCTGGGGATCACGCGGGAGCAGATGGACCTGTTCGCGCTGCGGTCGCACCGGCGGGCGTCGGCGGCCTGGGACGCCGGGGTGCACGACGGGTTCGCGTTCCCCGTGCAGCTGCGGGACGGCGCGCCGGTGCGGCGGGACGAGTCCGTGCGGCCGGAGACGTCGGCGGACAAGCTGGGCAAGCTGAAGTCGGCGTTCTCCGAGGCCGGGCCGGTGACGGCGGGCAACTCGTCGCCGTTGAACGACGGCGCGGCGGCCGTGCTGATGGGGTCGGAGGAGGTGGCGTCGTCGTTGGGGGTCGCGCCGCTGGGCGAGTTCCTCGGCTCGGCCGTGACGGCGGAGGACCCGCAGCGGTTCACCCTGGCGCCGGTGTCGGCGATCCGGAAGCTGCTGGGGCGGCTGCGGATCGAGGTGTCGCAGGTCGACCTGTGGGAGATCAACGAGGCGTTCGCGGCGATGGCCCTGTCGGTCCTGCACCACCTGCCCGAGGTGGACCGGGAGAAGGTCAACGTGCACGGGGGCGCGATCGCGTACGGCCACCCGCTGGGCGCTTCGTTCCCGCGCGTGATCGTGGACGTGTGCCGGCACCTGCGGGCGCGCGGTGGGGGCGTGGGCGTGGCGGCGGCGTGCGTGGGCGTCGGCCAGGGCATGGCCATCGCGGTCCGGGTGTGA
- a CDS encoding GxxExxY protein — MHTHVFVDESRRSSYLLVAAFVETRQLPAVRSLMRRLRVAGERRLHFESESDTVREDVIGRLVDAGFRIRTYLGHGLSEAVRQRCLAGLVADLVDERATRLVLDGRGPVEDRIDRRVITRSLRESGVPDDSILYEHLSSHGDPALWVPDAIAWCHGAGGEWRKRVAPLVEAVVDIGVVTRREQVR; from the coding sequence GTGCACACCCACGTCTTCGTCGACGAGTCCCGTCGATCCAGCTACCTGCTCGTGGCCGCGTTCGTGGAAACGCGGCAGCTCCCGGCGGTTCGCAGCCTCATGCGCCGGCTCCGCGTGGCCGGCGAGCGCAGGCTGCACTTCGAGAGCGAGAGCGACACCGTCCGCGAGGACGTCATCGGGCGCTTGGTCGACGCCGGTTTCCGCATCCGCACCTACCTCGGTCACGGGCTCTCGGAGGCGGTTCGGCAGCGGTGCCTGGCGGGGTTGGTGGCGGACCTGGTCGACGAACGCGCCACGCGCCTGGTGCTCGACGGGCGTGGACCGGTGGAGGACCGCATCGACCGCCGTGTCATCACCCGTTCGCTGCGGGAGAGCGGTGTGCCGGACGACTCGATCTTGTACGAGCACCTGAGCTCGCACGGCGACCCGGCGTTGTGGGTGCCCGATGCGATCGCCTGGTGCCACGGTGCCGGGGGTGAGTGGCGCAAGCGCGTCGCGCCGCTAGTGGAAGCAGTGGTCGACATCGGTGTCGTCACCCGACGCGAACAAGTGCGGTGA
- a CDS encoding putative glycolipid-binding domain-containing protein codes for MNSFNTAERATPSGESRAAAAQMVTWQGYDVPRLEQVRFLLSERKLRASGRLVTAGPSEQFSGSFEVSVGEAGAVTRLLLRTATVSEERQISVSRSSEGIWLVDYGQGAERADFDGAVDVDVQFAVLFNAIPIRRLNLQREEGEHEIPVVYVTLPDLSVQLVRQRYRTVSIGEDRSVVSFTHGEFEQDITVDRTGLVVDYPRIAYRI; via the coding sequence GTGAACTCGTTCAACACGGCTGAGCGGGCCACCCCCTCCGGGGAGTCCCGCGCCGCGGCCGCGCAGATGGTGACCTGGCAGGGCTACGACGTGCCCCGGCTGGAGCAGGTGCGGTTCCTGCTCTCGGAGCGCAAGCTCCGCGCCTCGGGCAGGTTGGTGACCGCCGGTCCGTCCGAGCAGTTCAGCGGGTCGTTCGAGGTGTCGGTCGGTGAGGCCGGCGCGGTCACCCGGCTGCTGCTGCGGACGGCCACGGTGTCGGAGGAGCGGCAGATCTCGGTCAGCCGCTCGTCGGAGGGCATCTGGCTGGTCGATTACGGCCAGGGCGCCGAGCGGGCCGACTTCGACGGCGCGGTGGACGTGGACGTGCAGTTCGCGGTCCTGTTCAACGCCATCCCGATCCGCCGCCTCAACCTCCAGCGGGAAGAGGGCGAGCACGAGATCCCGGTGGTCTACGTGACGCTGCCCGACCTGTCGGTCCAACTGGTCCGCCAGCGCTACCGCACGGTCTCGATCGGCGAGGACCGCTCGGTCGTCTCGTTCACGCACGGCGAGTTCGAGCAGGACATCACCGTCGACCGGACCGGCCTGGTCGTCGACTACCCCCGCATCGCCTACCGGATCTGA
- a CDS encoding antitoxin — protein sequence MNFDEIKNKASELLEQHHEQVDAGIDQAAEFIAGRFGHEEQVKSVAEKAKDILPGGE from the coding sequence ATGAACTTCGACGAGATCAAGAACAAGGCGTCCGAACTGCTCGAGCAGCACCACGAGCAGGTCGATGCGGGCATCGACCAGGCCGCCGAGTTCATCGCAGGCAGGTTCGGCCACGAAGAGCAGGTCAAATCGGTGGCCGAGAAGGCCAAGGACATCCTTCCGGGTGGAGAGTGA
- a CDS encoding thioester domain-containing protein: protein MSALPAAAADKVKVEPDKGADQPGMGIYLERDGKPVELPNHKTGNPVNAELIGLKIVEGGQGQTARAYCVELPTPLYDGKKLEEVPWDQHPNPNTKFKVNAAKVNWVLQNSYPALEEKDAEALYGLGDLRRSTLIAATQAAVWHFSDGVDLRKGDSTAEDESTENGTIDELVYKVYEYLITKAVDIKDVKPNLGIEPGSLKGEVGKTFGPFTITTTAEEVVLSVSLPAGVTLVDKDGKPLVVAKSDEMGAAQTTKAAEVWVKVDEGVEPGELELVVKAGAKLRSGRLFVSANPKQETQSLVIATSEPVNVEVKAKAEWVRSTVVTTTTEATTTTAPTTTTTTTAPTTTTTAVASGGGDDDLANTGASIFVPLLIGVGLLGAGAGALLFVRRKRTA from the coding sequence ATGTCGGCCCTCCCGGCGGCCGCCGCCGACAAGGTGAAGGTCGAGCCGGACAAGGGCGCCGACCAGCCCGGCATGGGCATCTACCTGGAGCGCGACGGCAAGCCCGTCGAGCTGCCCAACCACAAGACCGGCAACCCGGTCAACGCGGAGCTCATCGGGCTCAAGATCGTGGAGGGCGGCCAGGGCCAGACCGCGCGGGCGTACTGCGTCGAGCTGCCCACGCCGCTCTACGACGGCAAGAAGCTGGAAGAAGTGCCGTGGGACCAGCACCCGAACCCGAACACCAAGTTCAAGGTGAACGCCGCCAAGGTCAACTGGGTGCTGCAGAACAGCTACCCGGCCCTGGAGGAGAAGGACGCGGAGGCCCTGTACGGCCTCGGCGACCTCCGCCGCAGCACCTTGATCGCCGCCACGCAGGCCGCCGTGTGGCACTTCAGCGACGGCGTCGACCTGCGCAAGGGTGACTCCACCGCCGAGGACGAGAGCACCGAGAACGGCACGATCGACGAGCTCGTCTACAAGGTCTACGAGTACCTGATCACCAAGGCCGTGGACATCAAGGACGTGAAGCCGAACCTCGGCATCGAGCCGGGCTCGCTCAAGGGCGAGGTCGGCAAGACCTTCGGTCCGTTCACCATCACCACCACGGCCGAAGAGGTCGTGCTCTCCGTCTCCCTGCCCGCCGGCGTCACGCTGGTCGACAAGGACGGCAAGCCGTTGGTGGTCGCGAAGTCCGACGAGATGGGTGCCGCCCAGACGACCAAGGCCGCCGAGGTGTGGGTCAAGGTCGACGAGGGCGTGGAGCCCGGCGAGCTGGAGCTCGTGGTCAAGGCGGGCGCCAAGCTGCGGTCCGGTCGCCTGTTCGTCTCGGCGAACCCCAAGCAGGAGACCCAGTCGCTGGTCATCGCGACCTCCGAGCCGGTGAACGTCGAGGTCAAGGCGAAGGCCGAGTGGGTCCGGTCCACCGTCGTGACCACCACTACCGAGGCGACCACGACCACGGCGCCGACCACCACCACCACGACCACCGCACCGACGACGACCACCACGGCCGTCGCGTCCGGTGGCGGTGACGACGACCTGGCCAACACCGGTGCGTCGATCTTCGTGCCGCTGCTGATCGGCGTCGGCCTGCTGGGCGCGGGCGCCGGGGCGCTGCTGTTCGTGCGCCGCAAGCGCACCGCCTGA
- a CDS encoding DNA cytosine methyltransferase, with protein sequence MRGPTFKVVDLFSGAGGMSLGFQAHRDFTIVGAADAQIGKPSSRLGSLRCNGIYRDNIGVDPLQVDLGRLDPAVLRQVWNLRRGELDVLVACPPCSGFTRIAPANHLRDDPRNSLVGRVAAYVAEFRPRVLVLENARELVKGKQRHHLDGLAEQLLEIGYEVDASTHMLSRFGLPQLRERAMVVAVDAGVPLRTLEDLWQGWEVRPGAVTVRRAIGKLPPVAAGEAHPEDAMHVSPSFRRDRSLDRMRAIPADGGSWGDLVGSAAELLLNPAQRKIIEEGKWGSHPDVYGRMWWDEPARTIKRECGHVGNGRYAHPEQHRLCTVREMALLQGFPRRFRFDVSVIGNAYRHLGDAVPPLISFQLAALVKWMLTGEPPTARDLCLPGTSLRVGDIRPVTPSALVA encoded by the coding sequence GTGCGCGGACCCACCTTCAAAGTCGTCGACCTGTTCTCGGGCGCCGGTGGCATGAGCCTCGGCTTCCAAGCGCACCGCGACTTCACCATCGTGGGCGCGGCCGACGCGCAGATCGGCAAGCCGTCGTCCCGGTTGGGGTCGTTGCGCTGCAACGGGATCTACCGGGACAACATCGGCGTCGACCCGCTGCAGGTCGACCTGGGCCGGCTGGACCCGGCCGTGCTGCGGCAGGTGTGGAACCTGCGGCGCGGCGAGCTGGACGTGCTGGTGGCGTGCCCGCCGTGCTCGGGCTTCACCCGGATCGCGCCCGCCAACCACCTGCGCGACGACCCGCGCAACTCGTTGGTCGGCCGGGTCGCCGCGTACGTGGCCGAGTTCCGGCCGCGCGTGCTGGTGCTGGAGAACGCGCGCGAGCTGGTGAAGGGCAAGCAGCGGCACCACCTGGACGGGTTGGCCGAGCAGCTGCTGGAGATCGGGTACGAAGTGGACGCGAGCACGCACATGCTGTCGCGCTTCGGGCTGCCGCAGCTGCGCGAGCGCGCGATGGTGGTGGCGGTGGACGCGGGCGTGCCGCTGCGGACGCTGGAGGACCTGTGGCAGGGCTGGGAGGTCCGGCCCGGCGCGGTGACCGTGCGGCGGGCGATCGGCAAGCTGCCGCCGGTGGCGGCGGGTGAGGCGCACCCGGAGGACGCGATGCACGTCTCGCCGTCGTTCCGCCGCGACCGCTCGCTGGACCGGATGCGCGCCATCCCGGCCGACGGCGGGTCGTGGGGCGACCTGGTGGGCTCGGCCGCGGAGCTGCTGCTGAACCCGGCCCAGCGCAAGATCATCGAAGAGGGCAAGTGGGGCTCCCACCCGGACGTGTACGGGCGCATGTGGTGGGACGAGCCGGCGCGCACGATCAAGCGGGAGTGCGGCCACGTCGGCAACGGGCGGTACGCGCACCCCGAGCAGCACCGGCTGTGCACGGTGCGGGAGATGGCGCTGCTGCAGGGCTTCCCGCGCCGGTTCCGGTTCGACGTGTCGGTGATCGGCAACGCCTACCGGCACCTGGGCGACGCCGTGCCGCCGTTGATCTCGTTCCAGCTCGCGGCCCTGGTGAAGTGGATGCTGACCGGGGAGCCGCCGACGGCCCGCGACCTGTGCCTGCCGGGCACGTCGCTGCGGGTCGGTGACATCCGCCCGGTCACTCCGTCCGCCCTGGTGGCGTAG
- a CDS encoding NAD-dependent epimerase/dehydratase family protein, with the protein MRVLVTGSTGYVGRVVLAELAAAGHVPVPFSGDVRAGSIAGPVDAVVHLAGLTRVRESFDDPVRYYDVNVGGTVNLLRSPPSRFVLASTAGVYGSPGVAAIGEDCPRAPANPYAASKAAAEDVLAWAAAAGRVRGVALRLFNVAGGGDSDDTRVITRACGAASGRLPSMEVFGDGSAVRDFVHVRDVARAFVTAVERAEEGYAAVNVGATPASVADVLAAAGRVSGREVPVVRRPAHPGEARELRADTTRLRAWGWRPTCSDLDVLVGDQWAAEAAQT; encoded by the coding sequence ATGCGCGTTCTGGTCACCGGGTCAACCGGGTACGTCGGACGAGTGGTCTTGGCCGAGTTGGCCGCCGCGGGCCACGTGCCTGTCCCCTTTTCGGGTGATGTCCGGGCCGGCTCGATCGCCGGGCCGGTGGACGCGGTCGTGCACCTCGCCGGGCTCACCCGGGTGCGGGAGTCGTTCGACGACCCCGTGCGGTACTACGACGTGAACGTCGGCGGCACGGTGAACCTGCTGCGGTCGCCGCCGTCGCGGTTCGTGCTGGCGTCCACGGCGGGCGTGTACGGGTCGCCGGGGGTCGCCGCGATCGGCGAGGACTGCCCGCGCGCACCGGCCAACCCTTATGCGGCTTCGAAAGCCGCCGCCGAGGACGTGCTGGCGTGGGCCGCCGCGGCGGGCCGGGTGCGCGGGGTGGCGCTGCGGTTGTTCAACGTCGCGGGCGGCGGCGACTCCGATGACACGCGCGTGATCACCAGGGCGTGCGGGGCGGCGTCCGGCCGGCTGCCGTCGATGGAGGTGTTCGGCGACGGGTCGGCGGTGCGGGACTTCGTGCACGTGCGGGACGTGGCGCGGGCGTTCGTGACGGCGGTGGAGCGCGCGGAGGAGGGTTACGCGGCGGTCAACGTGGGCGCGACGCCCGCGAGCGTGGCCGACGTGCTGGCCGCCGCGGGCCGGGTGAGCGGCCGGGAGGTCCCGGTCGTGCGGCGGCCCGCGCACCCCGGCGAGGCGCGCGAGCTGCGGGCGGACACGACCCGGTTGCGCGCGTGGGGCTGGCGGCCGACCTGCTCGGACCTGGACGTCCTGGTCGGCGACCAGTGGGCGGCCGAGGCCGCTCAGACCTGA